The Lepeophtheirus salmonis chromosome 1, UVic_Lsal_1.4, whole genome shotgun sequence genome has a segment encoding these proteins:
- the Gar1 gene encoding H/ACA ribonucleoprotein complex subunit 1, producing the protein MGFRGGGGGNFRGGGGGGRGGGRGRGGGRFFDAGPPERVIALGNFSHPCQGDLVLKATQKDVPYFNAPVYLENKQAVGKIDEIFGNPMEYFVSVKLSDTVKAKSFDKDQVLYIDPAKLLPLMRFLPGGDKRGGGRGGRGGRGGARGGGRGGFGRGGGGGFGGRGGGGRGGFGGRGGSRGGFGGGGRGGGGFGGRGGGRGGFGRGR; encoded by the coding sequence ATGGGATTCAGAGGAGGAGGAGGTGGTAATTTCCGTGGTGGCGGCGGCGGTGGCCGTGGAGGTGGTCGAGGACGAGGCGGAGGACGATTTTTTGATGCCGGACCTCCAGAACGAGTCATTGCGCTGGGAAATTTCTCCCATCCTTGCCAAGGTGATCTCGTTCTCAAAGCGACCCAGAAGGATGTTCCTTACTTTAACGCTCCTGTGTATCTAGAGAACAAGCAGGCAGTTGGAAAGATTGACGAAATTTTCGGTAATCCTATGGAATACTTCGTGTCTGTTAAACTCTCGGACACAGTAAAAGCCAAGTCTTTTGATAAGGATCAAGTGCTCTACATTGATCCTGCCAAGTTGCTCCCACTCATGAGGTTCCTTCCCGGAGGAGACAAGAGGGGTGGAGGTCGTGGTGGCCGAGGTGGTCGTGGAGGAGCCCGCGGAGGTGGGCGAGGGGGCTTTGGAAGAGGAGGAGGCGGCGGATTCGGTGGTCGCGGCGGAGGAGGAAGAGGTGGATTCGGTGGTCGTGGAGGTAGCCGTGGGGGCTTTGGTGGTGGAGGACGAGGCGGCGGTGGCTTCGGTGGACGAGGTGGAGGAAGAGGTGGTTTTGGTCGAGGGCGTTAA
- the LOC121131771 gene encoding uncharacterized protein has protein sequence MGSADVNWDVNDYYSEHEPSHHWELRKKFMEMNKGRYEEDRIVCLAQTFANSEFLGCKYPQETMELVEELSFGIVQEYRDSQKNRLQRTFVSGSSAAGNKVNRTKRQKIN, from the exons ATGGGTTCTGCGGATGTGAATTGGGatgtaaatgattattatagtgAACATGAACCTTCTCATCACTGGGAACTTCGTAAAAAGTTTATGGAGATGAATAAGGGACGATATGAGGAGGATAGAATTGTTTGTCTTGCGCAAACATTTGCTAATTCCGAGTTTTTGGGATGCAA ataCCCTCAAGAGACGATGGAGCTAGTTGAGGAACTCTCATTCGGCATCGTTCAAGAGTATCGGGACTCACAGAAGAATAGACTCCAAAGAACTTTTGTCTCTGGCTCTTCAGCTGCTGGAAACAAAGTTAATCgtacaaaaagacaaaaaataaattaa
- the LOC121131773 gene encoding piRNA biogenesis protein EXD1 isoform X1, with protein sequence MEKLQTGSKVSFFSKLEETYFEGILQKTEDDNRICLKKCINKDMNVQLKGNCPFFVSDLTDIVVMDSVEKIRSETSAIVSKNMHNNFRSSDYSKPEHLSKLKVVDIDLLLGGSNDSKISSQTHGDIPRPEMDLSCTYEDSNAEIETIRNTLWTNGPPSLSYVPSSFVYIESPSSRLFDDALDELLTQRMVGFSIEGQAIGRDGKGSLFSFSTLDKIYLFDIFEEEERFSESLKPILVSPSIVKIVHDCRMMSDYLDKVFNIRPNNIYDTLGAHISFLTWAIHSGHVINYAVSVGYCVRSYLGVSANSLYFPKYRREYMEKDNAIWLQRPLLESCRTNAIKNVMFLLDLYVILQEAIALPAIKATNALLSVVRDSDLPDFYKQMSNVEEIPKTVMNNLPQWNKRELSPSYGISQGIRLHQCIAQYNNSLTFSKHIMHMKAESLDN encoded by the exons ATGGAGAAGCTCCAAACAGGTTCAAAGGTctcttttttctccaaattggaGGAAACTTACTTTGAAGGTATTCTCCAGAAAACAGAAGACGACAATcggatttgtttaaaaaaatgtattaataaggACATGAACGTTCAACTCAAGGGAAATTGTCCCTTTTTTGTTAGTGATCTAACTGACATTGTTGTCATGGATTCCGTGGAAAAAATTCGATCAGAAACATCTGCCATTGTTTCTAAGAATATGCACAATAACTTTAGATCTTCAGATTATTCAAAGCCAGAGCACTTGAGCAAATTAAAAGTTGTGGATATTGACCTATTGTTGGGGGGTTCCAATGATTCGAAGATATCCTCTCAAACTCATGGCGATATACCACGTCCAGAAATGGATCTAAGTTGTACGTATGAAGATAGTAATGCTGAGATAGAAACCATCCGAAATACTCTTTGGACAAATGGGCCTCCTAGTTTATCCTATGTTCCCTCCTCTTTTGTTTATATTGAAAGTCCAAGTTCCAGGCTATTTGATGATGCTCTTGATGAATTACTCACACAAAGAATGGTTGGCTTTTCGATTGAGGGACAGGCAATAGGCCGAGATGGGAAGGGAAGTCTTTTCTCCTTCTCAACTCTGGACAAAATCTATCTTTTTGACatctttgaagaagaagaacgGTTCTCAGAGAGTTTGAAGCCAATACTAGTCTCTCCCTCTATTGTCAAAATCGTTCATGACTGTCGTATGATGTCTGACTATTTGGACAAAGTCTTCAATATAAGACCAAACAATATTTATGACACACTGGGTGCACACATTTCTTTTCTTACGTGGGCCATTCATAGCGGACATGTTATTAATTATGCTGTATCTGTTGGATATTGTGTGCGGAGCTATTTGGGTGTGAGCGCCAACTCactttatttcccaaaatatcGTCGAGAATACATGGAAAAGGATAATGCGATTTGGCTGCAAAGACCTTTGCTTGAGTCTTGCCGAacaaatgcaattaaaaatgtaatgttcCTTTTAGATCTCTACGTCATCCTTCAAGAAGCTATTGCACTCCCTGCAATTAAAGCAACCAATGCTCTTCTCTCTGTCGTACGTGAt agcGATTTGCCGGACTTTTACAAGCAAATGAGTAATGTTGAAGAAATTCCGAAAACCGTTATGAATAATTTACCACAGTGGAATAAAAGAGAATTGTCTCCCAGTTATGGAATTTCTCAAGGGATCCGTTTGCATCAGTGCATTGCtcagtacaataattcgttaaCCTTTTCCAAACACATTATGCACATGAAGGCTGAGTCActggataattaa
- the LOC121131773 gene encoding piRNA biogenesis protein EXD1 isoform X2, giving the protein MEKLQTGSKVSFFSKLEETYFEGILQKTEDDNRICLKKCINKDMNVQLKGNCPFFVSDLTDIVVMDSVEKIRSETSAIVSKNMHNNFRSSDYSKPEHLSKLKVVDIDLLLGGSNDSKISSQTHGDIPRPEMDLSCTYEDSNAEIETIRNTLWTNGPPSLSYVPSSFVYIESPSSRLFDDALDELLTQRMVGFSIEGQAIGRDGKGSLFSFSTLDKIYLFDIFEEEERFSESLKPILVSPSIVKIVHDCRMMSDYLDKVFNIRPNNIYDTLGAHISFLTWAIHSGHVINYAVSVGYCVRSYLGVSANSLYFPKYRREYMEKDNAIWLQRPLLESCRTNAIKNVMFLLDLYVILQEAIALPAIKATNALLSVVRDSSEECCNIQRRNPHIIPQKVAIEVLPHWR; this is encoded by the exons ATGGAGAAGCTCCAAACAGGTTCAAAGGTctcttttttctccaaattggaGGAAACTTACTTTGAAGGTATTCTCCAGAAAACAGAAGACGACAATcggatttgtttaaaaaaatgtattaataaggACATGAACGTTCAACTCAAGGGAAATTGTCCCTTTTTTGTTAGTGATCTAACTGACATTGTTGTCATGGATTCCGTGGAAAAAATTCGATCAGAAACATCTGCCATTGTTTCTAAGAATATGCACAATAACTTTAGATCTTCAGATTATTCAAAGCCAGAGCACTTGAGCAAATTAAAAGTTGTGGATATTGACCTATTGTTGGGGGGTTCCAATGATTCGAAGATATCCTCTCAAACTCATGGCGATATACCACGTCCAGAAATGGATCTAAGTTGTACGTATGAAGATAGTAATGCTGAGATAGAAACCATCCGAAATACTCTTTGGACAAATGGGCCTCCTAGTTTATCCTATGTTCCCTCCTCTTTTGTTTATATTGAAAGTCCAAGTTCCAGGCTATTTGATGATGCTCTTGATGAATTACTCACACAAAGAATGGTTGGCTTTTCGATTGAGGGACAGGCAATAGGCCGAGATGGGAAGGGAAGTCTTTTCTCCTTCTCAACTCTGGACAAAATCTATCTTTTTGACatctttgaagaagaagaacgGTTCTCAGAGAGTTTGAAGCCAATACTAGTCTCTCCCTCTATTGTCAAAATCGTTCATGACTGTCGTATGATGTCTGACTATTTGGACAAAGTCTTCAATATAAGACCAAACAATATTTATGACACACTGGGTGCACACATTTCTTTTCTTACGTGGGCCATTCATAGCGGACATGTTATTAATTATGCTGTATCTGTTGGATATTGTGTGCGGAGCTATTTGGGTGTGAGCGCCAACTCactttatttcccaaaatatcGTCGAGAATACATGGAAAAGGATAATGCGATTTGGCTGCAAAGACCTTTGCTTGAGTCTTGCCGAacaaatgcaattaaaaatgtaatgttcCTTTTAGATCTCTACGTCATCCTTCAAGAAGCTATTGCACTCCCTGCAATTAAAGCAACCAATGCTCTTCTCTCTGTCGTACGTGAt AGCTCTGAAGAATGTTGTAATATTCAGAGAAGAAATCCTCATATTATACCTCAAAAAGTTGCAATTGAAGTTTTACCTCATTGgagataa
- the LOC139904702 gene encoding enoyl-CoA delta isomerase 3, peroxisomal-like: MKEDSCSKRPHSPSVKDMNSFSESGTMDLEHVIDSARINFEADIKQRASSKRIKGSRELANLEKDEGVMFLLHALPSSRRKIIPPSSNLVSMNKGSSSSLNGSSTMSGINGSSSLSNRRPSTEVKVITRTPLAVTQQLSKNNLKKSFSPEEVVKVSPESLKNERTLKMLQKLPPSEYFRLWKSSTRYCLNENKSEEEKKKKPFESDDIRGVHMNFRDILIRTYSNFVQIILSPTSTGIKNTINVNVCEELSDAINILKKDPNCRAVIVSGLGNVFSYGIDLSLLTYKSMEKQRKNAEALSNAIRKLVLTLITCDELALVAAVNGDASGLAVSWLPLFDVVFASDKASFTTPYTKLSMIPEAAARVTFSSSVLLMSEMTLLGKTISASEAKACGLVSSVIWPEKFFEEIIPRLQLTELLSPTGIQIVKKAIKEPIKKKVLEVLDEDTKVLSHQWTCPNFVKNVRQYLKTSNHV; encoded by the coding sequence ATGAAGGAAGACTCCTGCTCAAAACGTCCCCATTCGCCTTCAGTGAAGGATATGAACTCTTTCTCAGAATCTGGAACCATGGATCTAGAACATGTGATAGACTCTGCTCGAATCAACTTCGAGGCAGATATAAAACAAAGAGCATCAAGCAAAAGAATTAAGGGATCCAGGGAGCTTGCAAATCTTGAAAAAGATGAGGGAGTCATGTTTTTGCTTCATGCTCTCCCTTCTTCTAGGAGAAAAATTATTCCGCCTTCCTCGAACCTAGTATCCATGAATAAAGGAAGCTCATCGTCATTAAATGGTTCTTCAACTATGAGTGGTATAAACGGGTCCTCCTCTCTCTCAAATCGAAGACCATCCACTGAAGTGAAGGTGATAACACGAACACCTCTGGCTGTAACGCAACAACTCagcaaaaataatctaaaaaaatcattttcgccCGAGGAAGTTGTCAAAGTTAGTCCtgagtctttaaaaaatgaaagaactttAAAAATGCTTCAAAAGCTACCTCCGTCTGAGTATTTTCGCCTTTGGAAAAGTTCTACACGTTattgtttaaatgaaaataaatctgaagaggagaagaaaaaaaaaccctttgaATCTGATGACATCCGAGGGGTTCACATGAACTTTAGAGACATTTTAATTCGTACATACtctaattttgttcaaattatattGAGTCCAACGAGTACGGGAATAAAAAATACGATCAATGTTAATGTATGTGAAGAACTTAGTGATGccatcaatattttgaaaaaggatCCAAATTGTCGAGCAGTTATAGTTTCTGGTCTAGGAAACGTTTTTAGTTATGGAATTGATTTGAGCTTATTAACGTACAAATCCATGGAGAAGCAGAGGAAGAATGCAGAGGCTTTGTCTAATGCTATACGCAAACTTGTCCTGACCTTAATTACTTGTGATGAATTGGCTCTTGTGGCTGCTGTGAATGGAGACGCCTCAGGACTTGCTGTTTCCTGGCTCCCACTCTTTGACGTTGTATTTGCATCTGATAAAGCCTCTTTCACAACACCTTATACAAAATTATCCATGATTCCAGAGGCGGCTGCTCGAGTCACATTTTCCTCGTCTGTCCTTTTGATGTCCGAAATGACTCTACTAGGCAAGACAATATCTGCTTCTGAAGCGAAAGCTTGTGGACTTGTATCATCAGTCATTTGGCCAGAGAAATTTTTCGAAGAAATAATTCCTCGACTTCAATTGACTGAACTTCTCTCCCCCACTGGAATACAAATCGTCAAGAAAGCTATTAAAGAGCCTATTAAGAAAAAAGTGCTTGAGGTTCTTGATGAAGACACGAAGGTCCTTTCACATCAGTGGACTTGTCCTAACTTTGTTAAAAACGTACGCCAGTATTTGAAAACGTCCAATCATGTATAA